One window from the genome of Cricetulus griseus strain 17A/GY chromosome 2, alternate assembly CriGri-PICRH-1.0, whole genome shotgun sequence encodes:
- the Rragc gene encoding ras-related GTP-binding protein C isoform X2 has protein sequence MSLQYGAEETPLAGSYGAADSFPKDFGYGVEEEEEEAAAGGGGGAGAGGGCGPGGADSSKPRILLMGLRRSGKSSIQKVVFHKMSPNETLFLESTNKIYKDDISNSSFVNFQIWDFPGQMDFFDPTFDYEMIFRGTGALIYVIDAQDDYMEALTRLHITVSKAYKVNPDMNFEVFIHKVDGLSDDHKIETQRDIHQRANDDLADAGLEKLHLSFYLTSIYDHSIFEAFSKVVQKLIPQLPTLENLLNIFISNSGIEKAFLFDVVSKIYIATDSSPVDMQSYELCCDMIDVVIDVSCIYGLKEDGSGSAYDKESMAIIKLNNTTVLYLKEVTKFLALVCILREESFERKGLIDYNFHCFRKAIHEVFEVGVTSHRSCSHQTSAPSLKALAHNGTPRNAI, from the exons ATGTCCCTGCAGTACGGGGCGGAGGAGACGCCCCTGGCCGGCAGTTACGGAGCAGCCGACTCGTTCCCCAAGGACTTCGGCTAcggtgtggaggaggaggaagaggaggcagcgGCGGGCGGCGGTGGTGGCGCGGGGGCCGGCGGTGGCTGCGGCCCGGGCGGCGCTGACAGCTCCAAGCCACGGATCCTGCTCATGGGACTGCGGCGCAGCGGCAAGTCCTCCATCCAGAAG GTGGTGTTTCATAAGATGTCACCCAATGAGACTCTCTTTTTGGAAAGTACAAACAAGATTTATAAGGACGACATTTCCAATAGCTCCTTTGTGAACTTCCAGATTTGGGACTTTCCTGGACAGATGGACTTCTTTGACCCAACCTTTGACTATGAAATGATCTTCAGGGGGACAGGAGCATTGATATATGTCATTGACGCACAG GATGACTACATGGAGGCTTTAACACGACTTCACATTACTGTTTCTAAAGCCTACAAGGTTAACCCAGACATGAATTTTGAGGTTTTTATTCACAAAGTTGATGGTCTGTCTGAtgatcacaaaatagaaacacagagggaCATTCATCAGAGGGCCAATGATGACCTTGCAGATGCTGGGCTAGAAAAGCTCCATCTTAG CTTTTATTTGACTAGCATCTATGACCACTCAATATTTGAAGCCTTCAGTAAGGTGGTTCAGAAACTCATTCCACAACTGCCAACTTTGGAAAACCTATTAAATATCTTTATATCA aattCAGGTATTGAAAAAGCTTTTCTCTTTGATGTTGTCAGCAAAATCTACATTGCAACAGACAGTTCCCCTGTGGATATGCAGTCTTATGAACTTTGCTGTGACATGATTGATGTTGTAATTGATGTGTCTTGTATATATGG ATTAAAGGAAGATGGAAGTGGAAGTGCTTATGACAAAGAATCGATGGCCATTATCAAGCTGAATAATACAACTGTCCTTTATTTAAAGGAAGTCACTAAGTTTTTGGCACTGGTTTGCATTCTTAGGGAAGAAAGCTTTGAACGAAAAG GTTTGATAGACTACAACTTCCACTGTTTCCGAAAAGCTATCCATGAGGTGTTTGAGGTGGGTGTGACTTCTCACAGGAGCTGCAGTCACCAGACCAGTGCCCCGAGCCTGAAAGCATTGGCACACAATGGCACGCCGAGGAATGCCATCTAG